The Argopecten irradians isolate NY chromosome 4, Ai_NY, whole genome shotgun sequence genome has a window encoding:
- the LOC138322405 gene encoding uncharacterized protein, translated as MSAMSSVYNILTLCSAISLFTVVTSCNCPEDDCMKIPDTRRRCECCVFVFLGKRSGGTALSSGGTPIPSGATLSEFNRERSDNNFENQRSVQSMARLYRLLMELARSTPNNENRGNVSPHYNRRNVFPRMVHIYDPSVFGIDWADQSNQLEKFT; from the exons ATGTCTGCTATGTCATCGGTTTATAACATACTGACATTATGTTCAG CGATATCCCTGTTTACGGTGGTGACGTCATGCAATTGTCCCGAGGATGATTGTATGAAGATACCAGACACTAGGAGGAGATGCGAGTGTTGTGTCTTTGTGTTCCTCGGTAAACGTTCCGGAGGTACAGCCCTCTCCTCGGGAGGGACACCCATACCTTCAGGGGCGACACTGTCTGAATTCAACAGAGAGCGCAGCGACAATAATTTTGAAAACCAGAGGAGTGTACAGTCTATGGCACGACTCTACAGGTTACTTATGGAGCTGGCGAGGTCGACACCAAACAACGAAAACAGGGGGAATGTGTCCCCACATTACAACAGAAGGAATGTATTTCCAAGAATGGTTCATATCTATGACCCAAGTGTGTTCGGAATAGATTGGGCTGATCAATCAAATCAGCTGGAAAAATTCACATAA